A section of the Romeriopsis navalis LEGE 11480 genome encodes:
- a CDS encoding DUF4336 domain-containing protein, which translates to MTSQGPLQTPRDPDQHWPFWFTVPLYPFSQRRTIRRELVPETIWSFDQLQGILYVVTPIRMTIVRLAAGGLLVYAPVAPTKECLRLVNDLVEQYGEIKYIILPTTSGLEHKVFVGPFARKFPSAQVFVAPNQWSFPVNLPLAWLGLPWGRTQKLPKRSSDAPFGDEFDYAMLGPIGLGLGAFEEVAMLHRASQTLLLTDSVVAVPEQPPAIIAAETRAMLFHARDHVSEVVADTPANRLKGWQRIALFSFYFRPSAAGVVSLIPALKDLKTAPDRSRQNYYGLYPFQWQSDWKKSFDALRGEGRLFVAPILQRLILNRDPREAIDWANTVAQWDFRRIITCHMEAPIATNAQEFRAAFSFLEKHPQQEIRYPLPEADFELLRQLEAGLDRTRITPPAQEKV; encoded by the coding sequence ATGACTAGCCAGGGCCCCCTCCAAACTCCCCGCGACCCCGACCAACACTGGCCGTTCTGGTTCACCGTACCGCTCTATCCCTTCAGCCAGCGCCGTACCATCCGCCGCGAACTCGTTCCCGAAACGATTTGGAGCTTCGACCAACTCCAGGGAATTCTCTACGTCGTCACCCCAATTCGGATGACGATCGTCCGGCTGGCTGCCGGTGGCCTGCTGGTTTATGCGCCCGTAGCCCCGACCAAAGAATGCCTGCGCCTGGTCAACGACCTGGTCGAGCAATACGGCGAGATCAAATACATCATTCTGCCCACCACCTCCGGGCTGGAGCACAAAGTCTTTGTCGGCCCCTTTGCCCGCAAGTTTCCCAGCGCCCAAGTCTTCGTCGCGCCGAATCAGTGGAGTTTCCCGGTCAATCTGCCGCTGGCATGGCTGGGGCTGCCCTGGGGCCGCACTCAGAAGTTGCCCAAGCGCAGTAGCGATGCCCCATTTGGCGATGAATTTGACTATGCGATGCTGGGGCCGATCGGCCTCGGCCTCGGGGCCTTTGAAGAAGTAGCGATGCTCCACCGGGCCAGCCAAACCCTTTTGCTGACCGATTCTGTTGTAGCTGTGCCCGAACAGCCTCCCGCGATTATTGCGGCGGAAACCCGCGCCATGCTGTTCCATGCCCGCGACCATGTGAGTGAAGTCGTTGCCGACACCCCGGCCAACCGACTCAAAGGCTGGCAGCGTATTGCGCTATTTTCTTTCTACTTTCGGCCCAGTGCAGCGGGTGTGGTTAGCCTGATTCCGGCGCTCAAAGACCTCAAGACGGCTCCTGATCGTTCCCGCCAAAACTACTACGGCCTCTATCCCTTCCAGTGGCAATCCGACTGGAAAAAGTCATTTGATGCGCTGCGGGGCGAAGGGCGGCTGTTTGTCGCGCCGATTTTGCAGCGGTTGATTCTAAACCGGGACCCGCGTGAGGCGATCGACTGGGCTAACACCGTTGCTCAATGGGACTTTCGTCGCATCATCACCTGCCATATGGAAGCCCCGATCGCCACCAATGCCCAAGAATTCCGGGCGGCCTTTAGTTTCCTCGAAAAACACCCCCAGCAAGAAATTCGCTATCCCCTCCCCGAAGCCGACTTTGAGCTACTGCGGCAGTTGGAAGCGGGCCTCGATCGCACCAGAATTACCCCGCCAGCGCAGGAAAAGGTTTAA